CAAAAGAGCAAGATATAGATATAAAACCTGATGATCTTAGAATAGATACCTATAGATCTGGAGGTGCTGGAGGACAACATGTTAATACAACCGATTCGGCAGTGAGAATTACTCATCTTCCTACGGGGGTAGTTGTACAATGCCAAAATGAAAGAAGTCAATTTTCTAATAGAGATACAGCTATGGAAATGCTTAAATCTAAATTAGTTGAATTAAAGGAAAGAGCTCATAAAGAAAAGATTGAGGACTTAACTGGAGAGTTAAAAGACATGGGCTGGGGAAGTCAGATAAGATCATATGTATTTCATCCATATAGTATGGTTAAGGATCATAGGACAAATGTTGAAACATCAAATGTCACAGCAGTGATGGATGGAGAAATAGATATGTTTATAAATGCATATTTAAAGCAGTAATAATATAGATAACCAATGTATGAAGGCCTCTCTTTGCTTATAAACAGAGGGAGGTCCTTTATATTTGTGGATAAATTTTATGTTAAAAAGGTGCTTTAAATAGCTAAGCGACCCTATAAAACATATCAACTAAGGAATATACTACTGTAAGAACTACACAAACATATAAAGATATATTTAATCCTGGCTTAAGAATTGAAATAACTCCACCAGCCACTAGTGCAAATATTATTATTACACTAATAAATTTAAAGAAGCCAGATTTATTTGTTAATAGTGTTGTAACAGAAGAAAACATTATTAAAATCAGCGCCAAAAAATAAAAAATTTTTTTTAAATCATCCGAATAATTCATTATTTGAAATTGATTCAAGGTAAGAAGAGAAAGCAAAAATAATAATAAAAAAGAACATATTTTACTAATGTTTTTAATCATAAGCCACCATCCTTTGGTAAATATTTACATAATAATTATACAGTCATATTTTTATTAGGGCAATATAAAAATTGCTTACAGTCTACTTATTTACAATAAAATGTACTTATAATTCAGATAAAGGGTTGGAGTTATTCATGAATATAGAAAATTCTTGCCTTAAATTTAAATAAGTTTATAATATTAATAGGAATATGAGATAATTATATTATTGCCATTACTAAAAATAGTAATGGCAATAATAATTTATGTGGTAAAATATTGTTAGATTAGTAAGAACATAACTAATATAAAGCAGGAGGAAATTATGAATTCAATTGAAGAAAGAATCGCAAAAGAGTTAGAAATAAGATTAGGTCAAGTTCAAAGTGTTATTGAACTCTTAGATGATGGAAATACAGTTCCCTTTATTTCAAGATATAGAAAAGAAGTTACAGGTGGACTTTCAGATGAAGTTTTAAGAAAATTATCTGAAAGATTGACTTATTTAAGGAATTTAGAAGAAAGAAAAGCAGCTGTTACAAGAATAATACAAGAACAAGAGAAGTTTACAGAGGAAATTGGAAAGGCTTTAGAAAAAGCAACAACTTTAACTGAAGTTGAAGATATATATAGACCTTATAAAGCTAAAAAAAGAACAAAAGCAACAATGGCTGTTGAAAAAGGATTAAAACCTCTTGCAGAATTGATTTTAGAAGGTAAATTTAACGGTGATTTAAATGAAGAAGCAACTAAATATATAAGTGAAGAAAAAGGTGTAACAAGTAGTGAAGAAGCTATTTCTGGAGCTTTAGACATAGTTGCAGAAAGTATATCAGATGAAGCAAAATATAGAAAATATATAAGAGACTTTGTTATGAGAGAAGGAAACATAGAAAGCAAAGGAGAATCTAAAGAATCAACACCATACGAAATGTATTATGAATATTCAGAAGCAGTAAACAAAATACCACCTCATAGAATACTAGCTATTAATAGAGGGGAAAAAGAAAAAGTATTAAGCGTTAAAATTACTGTAAATGAAGATAAGATTATACAATACTTAGAAAATCAAGTATTAAAGAAAAATTCAATTTTAGATGAGAAACTAAAACTTGCAATAAAGGATTCATTAAAGAGATTAATTTATCCATCAATTGAAAGAGAAATTAGAAGTGAATTAACTGATATTGGTGAAGAAGGTGCTATTAACATCTTTAAAGAAAATCTAAAAGCATTACTTTTGCAAGCTCCAATCAAGGGAAAAGTAGTAATGGGGTATGACCCTGGATTTAGAACAGGTTGTAAGATTGCAATATTAGATGCAACAGGAAAGTTCTTAGAAAATACAGCGGTATATCCAACAGTACCTAAAAGAGATATTGAAGGAACAAAGAAAACTTTAAAAGCACTTATTGCTAAACATAATGTTGATGTTATTTCCCTTGGAAATGGAACTGCATCTAGAGAATCAGAAGAAGTAATTGCTGAAATGATTACTGAAATAAAAAATGAAACTGGAAGAGAATTAGCTTATGTGATTGTATCAGAAGCAGGAGCATCAGTTTATTCAGCATCTGAACTTGCAACTAAAGAATATCCAGATTTAGATGTTACAGTAAGAGGTGCTATTTCAATAGGTAGAAGATTACAAGATCCACTTGCTGAATTAGTTAAAATAGATCCAAAGGCAATTGGGGTTGGACAATACCAACATGATGTAGCTCCTAAAAAGCTAGAAGAATCTTTAGCAGGAGTCGTAGAAGATTCAGTTAATACTGTTGGAGTTGATTTAAATATAGCAACACCATCACTTTTAACACATATTTCGGGAATAAATGCAGCAATTGCTAAGAATATTGTTGATTATAGAGAAGAGGTTGGTCACTTTACTTCAAGAAAAGAATTACTTAAAGTAAAGAGATTAGGACAAAAGGCATATGAACAATGTGCAGGGTTCTTAAGAGTAGATGATAGTAAAGATCCTTTAGATAATACATCAGTGCATCCTGAATCTTATAGCGTAGCTAAAAAGTTAATTGAACTGTTAGGATATAAGAAGCAAGATCTTAAAGATAACAAACTAGGAGACATTGATGAAAGAGCAGAATCACAAGGATTAAAGAATTTAAGTGAAACTCTAGAAGTTGGAGAACTTACTTTAAAAGATATAATCAAAGAACTAAAAAAACCAGGCAGAGATCCTAGAGAAGAAATGCCAAAGCCAATACTTAAGACAGGAATAGTTGAACTTAAAGACTTAATGCCAGGAATGGTTTTAACTGGAACAGTTAGAAACGTATCAGACTTCGGTGCTTTTGTAGATATTGGAGTTCATCAAGATGGATTAGTACACAAAAGTCAAATGGCAAATAGATTTGTAAAGCATCCTTTAGATATTGTTAAAGTTGGAGACATCGTAAAAGTAGCCATAATAGAAGTTGATGAAAAGAGAAAAAGAATTTCTTTAACTATGAAGGATATTAATGAATCAGCAGAAGTATAATTTTAATCAATTCACAGTTTGCAATGCACAAATAACAATTCATAATAATTGTTATTGAAAGAACTGTATATTTAAATGTATAGAAAAGCCTTAAGAATAAATATACAATTATTCTTAAGGCTTTTAAATATAAAAAATCATAGTTTATTATTACTTTGCTGATAAAATTCAATTCTAAATAAAACTTCATAATATCAGTATAAAAAAGTTATATTAAATAATATAATAAACATAAAGTATATTCAAAGAAACAAGCAGTCGAATTGTTTTTATAAGAAGGAGAGAAAATGAATGATTAAATGGGGAATTATCGGACTTGGAAATATAGCTATGCGTTTTGCAAAAAGTTTATCTTATACAAATGAAGGAAAATTATATGCAATTGCTTCTAAAACAAAAGATAAACGGGATTCTTTTTATGAACAATATAATTGCGATAAAGTTTATGAAGATTATCATGAATTATTAAACGATGAGGAAATAGATGCTGTTTATATTGCATTGCCTCATGGGTTACATAAGTATTGGTCAACTGAAGCAATAAGGCACAAGAAGGCTGTTTTATGTGAAAAACCTGTAGGTTTAAATGCAGACGAAATGAAAGAAATAAAAGATGAGGTTTTATTAAACAATACTTTCTTTATGGAAGCGATGAAAACGAGATTTATTCCACTAATTCATACCATCAAAGATATAATAAGAAATAAGGAGATTGGAGAAATTATATCTATTGAAGCTAATTTTTGTAATCATGTAACAAATATTAAGCAGGGATCTTATTTATTGGATAAAACACAAGGCGGAGCTTTACTAGATGTTGGAGTTTATCCATTATCATTTGTTATGGATATGATTGACTCACAAGTTAAGCAAGTGAAATCACATATGGAAATAAATGAAACAGGAGTAGATTCATATTTTAAAGCAATATTAACCTTTGAAAATGGAGTAATAGGAACAATTGAAGGCGCCATTGATAGAAATAAGGAAAGAACTGCTATTATTAAAGGAACAAAGGGTTATATGGAAATTCCAATATATAATAGGCCAGATAAGGTTTTTGTCAATTTAAATAATGGGGAATCTTATAAAATAGAAAAAGAATTAGAATTTGATGATATGTATGCGGAAATTAATGAAGTACATAATTGTTTGAAAAAATTAAAACTCGAAAGTGAGCATTTATCTTTAAATGAGTCAATTCGTGTAATGAATGTATTAGATCAAATTAGAAAAACTGCAACATTAAATTAAGCTCTTATAATAGACAGGAGAGAGAACTACAACATGGATAAAACTAAATTTTATACTAATAGAAAAAACATCATAATTTTAGCAACCTTATGTTGCATTTTATGGGGGAGCGCCTATCCATCAATAAAAATAGGATATTCACTATTTAATATAAATGATATGGGATCCAAATTAGTTTTTGCAGGATACAGATTTGCGCTTGCAGGTATTTTAGTACTTTTATTAGAATTAATTACAAAGAAAAATGTATTTAATTTTTCTAGAAAGCAATTTGGACAAATAACACTATTAGGTTTAACACAAACTGCCCTTCAATATATATTTTTTTATATAGGAATGTCATATACTACAGGGGTCAGAGGATCTATAATTAATGGAACAGGGACGTTTGTAAGTATTATATTGGCTCATTTTATTTATAAAAATGACAAGCTTAATTTTAACAAGATAATAGGATGTATCATAGGATTTTTAGGAGTAGTAATTGT
The DNA window shown above is from Clostridium beijerinckii and carries:
- a CDS encoding RNA-binding transcriptional accessory protein; amino-acid sequence: MNSIEERIAKELEIRLGQVQSVIELLDDGNTVPFISRYRKEVTGGLSDEVLRKLSERLTYLRNLEERKAAVTRIIQEQEKFTEEIGKALEKATTLTEVEDIYRPYKAKKRTKATMAVEKGLKPLAELILEGKFNGDLNEEATKYISEEKGVTSSEEAISGALDIVAESISDEAKYRKYIRDFVMREGNIESKGESKESTPYEMYYEYSEAVNKIPPHRILAINRGEKEKVLSVKITVNEDKIIQYLENQVLKKNSILDEKLKLAIKDSLKRLIYPSIEREIRSELTDIGEEGAINIFKENLKALLLQAPIKGKVVMGYDPGFRTGCKIAILDATGKFLENTAVYPTVPKRDIEGTKKTLKALIAKHNVDVISLGNGTASRESEEVIAEMITEIKNETGRELAYVIVSEAGASVYSASELATKEYPDLDVTVRGAISIGRRLQDPLAELVKIDPKAIGVGQYQHDVAPKKLEESLAGVVEDSVNTVGVDLNIATPSLLTHISGINAAIAKNIVDYREEVGHFTSRKELLKVKRLGQKAYEQCAGFLRVDDSKDPLDNTSVHPESYSVAKKLIELLGYKKQDLKDNKLGDIDERAESQGLKNLSETLEVGELTLKDIIKELKKPGRDPREEMPKPILKTGIVELKDLMPGMVLTGTVRNVSDFGAFVDIGVHQDGLVHKSQMANRFVKHPLDIVKVGDIVKVAIIEVDEKRKRISLTMKDINESAEV
- a CDS encoding gfo/Idh/MocA family oxidoreductase is translated as MIKWGIIGLGNIAMRFAKSLSYTNEGKLYAIASKTKDKRDSFYEQYNCDKVYEDYHELLNDEEIDAVYIALPHGLHKYWSTEAIRHKKAVLCEKPVGLNADEMKEIKDEVLLNNTFFMEAMKTRFIPLIHTIKDIIRNKEIGEIISIEANFCNHVTNIKQGSYLLDKTQGGALLDVGVYPLSFVMDMIDSQVKQVKSHMEINETGVDSYFKAILTFENGVIGTIEGAIDRNKERTAIIKGTKGYMEIPIYNRPDKVFVNLNNGESYKIEKELEFDDMYAEINEVHNCLKKLKLESEHLSLNESIRVMNVLDQIRKTATLN